One region of Bacillus pumilus genomic DNA includes:
- a CDS encoding M20/M25/M40 family metallo-hydrolase, with the protein MINEKRLLDEFLELVQIDSETRHEEKIVEVLKEKFSQLGLKVVEDDSKAKTGHGAGNLICTLEGTQEADTIYFTSHMDTVVPGNGVKPVIEDGYVKTDGTTILGADDKTGLAAMFEAIRVLKEKNLPHGTIEFVITAGEESGLVGAKALDPKLMTAAYGYALDSDGKVGTIIVAAPTQAKVRATIYGKTAHAGVAPEKGVSAITIASKAIASMPLGRIDEETTANIGRFEGGTQTNIVCDQVDILAEARSLEPAKMEAQVAKMKEAFEKTAKEMGGSADVHIDIMYPGFKFSHGDQVVEVAKKAAAKIGRPSELQTSGGGSDANVIAGNGVPTVNLAVGYEDIHTKNEKMPIEELVKTAEMVLAIIEETTNPS; encoded by the coding sequence ATGATCAATGAAAAACGTTTACTAGACGAATTTTTAGAACTAGTTCAGATTGATTCGGAAACAAGACACGAAGAGAAAATTGTGGAAGTCTTAAAAGAAAAATTCTCGCAGCTTGGACTAAAAGTGGTGGAAGACGACTCAAAAGCGAAAACAGGCCACGGTGCAGGCAACCTCATCTGTACACTGGAAGGCACTCAAGAGGCTGATACCATCTATTTCACGTCTCATATGGACACAGTTGTTCCGGGCAATGGCGTAAAACCAGTCATTGAAGACGGCTATGTGAAAACAGATGGAACAACCATTCTTGGTGCTGACGATAAGACAGGACTTGCGGCAATGTTTGAAGCGATCCGTGTGCTGAAAGAGAAGAATTTACCGCATGGAACGATTGAATTTGTCATCACAGCAGGTGAGGAATCAGGACTTGTCGGAGCAAAAGCGTTAGATCCGAAGTTGATGACAGCGGCATACGGCTATGCCCTTGATTCAGATGGCAAGGTCGGAACCATTATCGTTGCAGCGCCAACACAGGCAAAAGTACGCGCAACCATTTACGGGAAAACAGCTCACGCAGGTGTCGCGCCTGAAAAAGGTGTGTCTGCGATTACCATTGCATCAAAAGCCATTGCCAGTATGCCGCTTGGCCGAATTGATGAAGAAACAACGGCGAATATCGGTCGTTTTGAAGGCGGAACGCAAACGAATATTGTGTGCGATCAAGTCGATATCCTTGCGGAAGCACGCTCTTTAGAACCTGCAAAAATGGAAGCCCAAGTAGCGAAGATGAAAGAAGCCTTTGAAAAAACCGCTAAAGAAATGGGCGGAAGTGCCGATGTACACATTGACATCATGTATCCAGGCTTCAAATTCTCTCACGGCGATCAAGTCGTAGAAGTGGCGAAAAAAGCGGCTGCGAAAATTGGCCGTCCATCAGAACTACAGACGAGCGGCGGAGGCAGTGATGCAAACGTCATTGCAGGAAACGGCGTCCCAACTGTCAACCTAGCTGTTGGATATGAAGATATTCATACAAAAAATGAGAAAATGCCGATTGAAGAATTAGTCAAAACAGCTGAAATGGTTCTCGCCATTATCGAAGAAACGACAAATCCATCGTAA
- a CDS encoding chemotaxis protein CheW has protein sequence MSTQKIIIFQVGQEDFGISVEHIRSIEKVPYLQEVSNLPKEIKGLMSLRGEVIPVSDTGVMLHGKPLDVNEQSKVLLFELNGQMVGCLVSDAKDIIDIELSEIKPFHMNTKASEYFFGVVERENKMILQVDPNKFLGRIEDLDQLPERLKEELA, from the coding sequence GTGAGCACGCAAAAAATCATTATTTTCCAAGTGGGGCAAGAGGATTTTGGCATCAGTGTAGAGCATATTCGTTCGATTGAGAAGGTCCCTTATTTACAAGAAGTATCGAACCTTCCTAAAGAAATAAAAGGACTCATGTCTTTAAGGGGAGAGGTCATTCCTGTCAGTGACACAGGCGTGATGCTTCACGGAAAGCCTCTTGATGTGAACGAACAGTCCAAGGTGTTGCTATTTGAATTAAACGGACAAATGGTAGGCTGTCTTGTCTCGGATGCAAAAGATATTATCGATATCGAGCTAAGCGAGATCAAGCCATTTCATATGAACACGAAAGCCTCTGAATATTTCTTCGGCGTTGTGGAGAGAGAGAACAAGATGATTTTACAAGTGGACCCGAATAAGTTCCTTGGGAGAATTGAGGATCTCGATCAATTGCCAGAACGGTTAAAAGAAGAATTGGCATAA
- a CDS encoding aromatic acid exporter family protein yields the protein MFKIGYRTLKTALGTAIAIYIAQLLGLQNYSAAGIITILCIQVTKKRSLLASGARFAACSLAILFSYLFFDLIGYHPFVIGLMLLVFIPTTVLLRIKEGIVTSSVIILHLYMSGGITLHLIWNELLLITIGVGVALIMNLYMPSVDKKLKRYSEQIEDNFAKIFEEIEQYLMTGKQDWTGKEIPETHQLIKEAKALAYRDVENHVLRHENLYYHYFNMRQKQFEIIERVLPKITSISITTEHGQIIAEYIRDLREHIHPGNTAHKFLRRLIDMKEEFDKLPLPQTREEFEARAALFHFLGEMEQYLVLKSYFKGMKE from the coding sequence ATGTTTAAAATCGGCTACCGAACGCTGAAAACAGCATTAGGAACAGCGATCGCCATTTATATTGCGCAACTGCTTGGCCTTCAAAATTATTCCGCTGCCGGGATTATTACGATTCTGTGTATTCAGGTGACAAAGAAACGGTCGCTTCTTGCATCAGGCGCCCGCTTTGCCGCATGCAGCCTTGCCATTTTATTTTCTTATCTATTTTTCGATCTGATTGGGTATCATCCTTTTGTGATTGGTCTGATGCTGCTTGTCTTTATTCCGACAACCGTATTGCTCCGCATTAAAGAAGGGATTGTCACAAGTTCAGTCATCATCCTCCATTTATACATGTCGGGCGGGATTACCCTTCACCTCATCTGGAATGAGCTGCTGCTGATTACGATTGGTGTTGGCGTGGCACTTATCATGAACCTGTATATGCCAAGTGTCGATAAAAAGCTCAAACGCTACAGCGAACAGATTGAAGACAACTTTGCAAAAATCTTTGAAGAAATCGAGCAATACTTAATGACAGGGAAACAAGACTGGACAGGCAAAGAAATACCAGAGACACATCAATTGATTAAAGAAGCGAAAGCTCTCGCATATCGTGATGTTGAAAACCATGTCTTAAGACATGAAAACCTGTATTATCATTATTTCAATATGAGGCAAAAGCAGTTCGAAATCATCGAGCGTGTGCTTCCGAAGATCACGTCCATTTCCATTACAACAGAGCATGGACAAATCATTGCAGAATACATTAGAGACTTACGCGAACATATTCACCCAGGGAACACGGCGCATAAGTTTTTAAGGCGCCTCATTGATATGAAAGAAGAGTTCGATAAGCTACCGCTGCCGCAAACAAGAGAAGAGTTTGAGGCAAGAGCTGCACTGTTTCATTTCCTCGGAGAAATGGAACAATATTTAGTATTGAAAAGCTATTTTAAAGGGATGAAAGAATAG
- a CDS encoding DNA polymerase IV encodes MPMSNIIFHIDMNAFYANVEMAYDPSLRGKPLAISGNAKERKGIVVTCSYEARALGVKPPMPLWEAKRLCPGLIVRTPNFDRYRSSSQEMFTILREYSDLVEPVSIDEGYIDLTHTPYAEHAVKTAHDIQTRLVEELMLPSSIGIAPNKFLAKMASNWKKPMGITILRKRDVPQMLWPLPAGDMHGVGQKTADKLKTIGIHTIEDLAKANEYTLKELLGINGPRLKQKANGEHDGIVDPERIYEFKSVGNSSTLPHDSDDPDELVALIDKLSQSVSARLRRKEVMANRLLIMIRYASWKNITRSVTLTNPTDRKEDLFEAARQVFLKHWNDQPVRLLGVTGTDLVERKEAVKQLDLFSYTEDAKEEPLQTILEGLKEKYGKSLVQRGMTIKEKESKTSGTSFNKDFFQDEKGND; translated from the coding sequence ATGCCAATGTCAAATATTATTTTTCATATAGACATGAATGCGTTTTATGCGAATGTAGAAATGGCGTATGATCCTTCTTTGAGAGGGAAACCTTTAGCCATTAGCGGAAATGCGAAAGAGCGTAAAGGGATTGTGGTGACGTGTAGCTACGAGGCAAGAGCGCTAGGTGTAAAGCCCCCGATGCCGTTATGGGAAGCGAAGCGGCTTTGTCCGGGGCTGATTGTCCGTACACCAAACTTTGACCGGTACCGAAGCTCCTCACAAGAGATGTTTACGATACTAAGAGAATACAGCGATTTAGTCGAGCCTGTATCCATTGACGAGGGCTATATTGATTTAACGCATACGCCATATGCTGAGCATGCGGTGAAAACGGCTCATGATATTCAAACGAGGCTTGTAGAGGAGCTCATGCTTCCTTCAAGTATTGGCATTGCACCGAATAAATTTTTAGCGAAAATGGCGTCTAATTGGAAAAAACCAATGGGCATCACCATTTTGCGTAAACGAGATGTACCCCAAATGCTATGGCCGCTGCCAGCGGGTGACATGCACGGAGTTGGACAAAAAACGGCAGATAAATTGAAAACGATTGGCATTCATACCATTGAAGATTTAGCGAAAGCAAATGAGTATACACTAAAGGAATTACTAGGCATCAATGGACCGAGATTAAAGCAAAAGGCGAATGGTGAACATGACGGCATCGTGGACCCAGAAAGGATATACGAATTTAAATCCGTCGGTAATTCGTCAACCCTTCCTCATGATTCTGACGATCCAGATGAACTTGTCGCGTTAATTGATAAGCTGTCACAATCTGTGAGTGCAAGGTTAAGGAGAAAAGAAGTGATGGCAAATCGGCTGCTCATCATGATTCGTTACGCAAGCTGGAAAAATATCACGCGAAGTGTGACCCTCACGAATCCGACGGATCGGAAGGAAGACTTATTTGAGGCAGCAAGGCAGGTATTCCTTAAACATTGGAATGACCAGCCTGTGAGACTCTTAGGTGTGACGGGGACAGATCTTGTAGAACGAAAAGAAGCCGTTAAACAGCTTGATTTATTTTCCTATACAGAAGATGCAAAAGAAGAGCCTCTTCAAACCATTTTAGAAGGGCTAAAAGAAAAGTATGGAAAATCACTCGTTCAAAGAGGGATGACCATCAAGGAAAAAGAGAGCAAAACAAGTGGAACAAGTTTTAATAAAGACTTTTTTCAGGACGAAAAAGGAAATGACTAG
- a CDS encoding carbon-nitrogen hydrolase family protein: protein MTSIYPKFRAAAVQAAPIYLNLEATVQKSCELIDEAASNGAKLVAFPEAFLPGYPWFAFIGHPEYTRKFYHELYKNAVEIPSLAIQKISEAAKRNETYVCISCSEKDGGSLYLAQLWFNPNGDLIGKHRKMRASVAERLIWGDGSGSMMPVFQTEIGNLGGLMCWEHQVPLDLMAMNAQNEQVHVASWPGYFDDEISSRYYAIATQTFVLMTSSIYTEEMKEMICLTQEQRDYFETFKSGHTCIYGPDGEPISDMVPAETEGIAYADIDVERVIDYKYYIDPAGHYSNQSLSMNFNQQPTPVVKQLNDNKNEVLTYEAIQYQNGMLEEKV, encoded by the coding sequence ATGACAAGTATTTACCCGAAGTTTCGAGCAGCTGCGGTACAAGCAGCACCTATCTACTTAAATTTGGAGGCAACCGTTCAGAAATCATGTGAACTGATCGACGAGGCAGCTTCAAATGGTGCAAAACTTGTAGCATTCCCAGAAGCATTTTTACCTGGTTATCCTTGGTTTGCTTTTATTGGTCATCCAGAATATACAAGAAAGTTCTATCACGAATTATATAAAAATGCAGTCGAAATCCCTAGCTTAGCTATTCAAAAAATAAGCGAGGCAGCAAAAAGGAATGAAACGTACGTTTGTATATCATGCAGTGAAAAAGATGGCGGCTCTCTCTATTTAGCTCAACTTTGGTTTAACCCAAATGGGGATTTAATAGGAAAACATCGGAAAATGAGAGCTTCTGTAGCAGAAAGACTGATTTGGGGAGATGGAAGTGGAAGCATGATGCCAGTTTTTCAAACTGAAATTGGCAACCTTGGCGGATTGATGTGCTGGGAGCATCAAGTGCCACTAGATCTGATGGCGATGAATGCTCAAAATGAACAGGTTCATGTAGCGTCCTGGCCAGGTTATTTTGATGATGAAATTTCAAGTAGATATTATGCCATCGCGACACAAACTTTTGTGCTGATGACTTCTTCTATCTATACGGAAGAAATGAAAGAGATGATTTGTTTAACGCAGGAGCAAAGAGATTACTTTGAAACATTTAAGAGTGGGCATACGTGCATTTACGGTCCAGATGGAGAACCGATCAGTGATATGGTTCCAGCTGAAACAGAAGGAATTGCTTACGCAGACATTGATGTGGAAAGAGTTATTGATTACAAGTATTATATTGATCCAGCTGGCCACTATTCCAATCAAAGCTTGAGTATGAATTTTAATCAGCAGCCTACTCCGGTTGTGAAACAGTTGAATGACAATAAAAATGAAGTGTTAACATACGAGGCTATTCAATATCAAAATGGTATGCTTGAAGAAAAAGTGTAA
- a CDS encoding amino acid ABC transporter permease has product MLDFKDVIPQMPFILEGLKVTLSIVVVSLFLGFILGILLTLCKISVFKPLIWLADFYTSIFRGTPLVLQLLIIYFGLPQLLGFQIDQYWAAVAAFSLNSAAYVSEIIRAGINAIDKGQKEAAVALGIPYAKMMKDLLLPQAFKNISPALVNETITLTKESAIVTVIGLGDVMRRAYQAGAVTYNYLEPLIFAGLIYYVIVLVLTFVGKSVERKLKSND; this is encoded by the coding sequence ATGTTAGATTTTAAAGATGTAATACCTCAGATGCCCTTTATTTTAGAAGGGCTTAAGGTCACACTTTCTATTGTAGTGGTATCACTTTTTCTTGGATTTATTTTAGGGATTTTATTAACGCTTTGCAAAATTAGTGTATTTAAGCCGCTCATTTGGCTTGCAGATTTTTATACATCCATCTTCCGAGGCACACCGCTTGTGCTTCAATTGCTCATTATTTATTTCGGTCTGCCTCAGCTTCTCGGGTTTCAAATCGATCAATACTGGGCTGCTGTAGCGGCATTTTCACTAAACTCTGCGGCTTACGTATCTGAAATTATTCGTGCTGGTATTAATGCCATTGATAAAGGTCAAAAAGAAGCAGCCGTTGCTTTAGGCATCCCTTATGCTAAAATGATGAAGGACTTATTGCTTCCGCAGGCATTTAAAAATATTTCACCTGCACTTGTGAACGAAACGATTACACTGACAAAAGAATCAGCTATTGTGACAGTCATTGGACTGGGAGATGTCATGAGACGAGCCTATCAAGCAGGTGCCGTCACGTATAATTATCTTGAACCGCTTATTTTTGCGGGTCTCATCTATTATGTCATCGTGCTTGTTCTCACCTTTGTCGGCAAATCGGTGGAAAGGAAGTTAAAATCAAATGATTAA
- a CDS encoding amino acid ABC transporter ATP-binding protein, protein MINIEKLTKSFGKNEVLKGIDTTIKEGEVVAVIGPSGSGKSTFLRCINLLEKPTSGVITIQDTEITNPKTNALKVRENIGMVFQHFHLFPHKTVLENITYAPMNVKNQSKEDSIKQAEDLLKKVGLLEKKDDFPNRLSGGQKQRVAIARALAMTPDIMLFDEPTSALDPEMVKEVLEVMKELAQSGMTLVIVTHEMGFAKEVADRVIFMDDGKIVEDANPVQFFESPSSQRAKDFLQKIL, encoded by the coding sequence ATGATTAACATAGAGAAACTCACAAAATCTTTTGGCAAAAATGAAGTATTAAAAGGGATCGACACCACCATTAAAGAAGGGGAAGTTGTCGCAGTCATTGGACCATCTGGTTCAGGAAAATCGACGTTTCTTCGCTGCATCAACTTGCTTGAAAAGCCGACTTCTGGTGTTATTACGATTCAGGATACCGAAATCACAAACCCAAAAACCAATGCACTCAAAGTGCGTGAGAACATCGGAATGGTGTTTCAGCATTTTCACCTGTTCCCGCATAAAACGGTGCTGGAAAATATCACATATGCGCCAATGAATGTGAAGAATCAATCGAAGGAAGACAGCATCAAACAAGCTGAAGATCTGCTGAAAAAGGTAGGACTTTTAGAGAAAAAAGATGATTTTCCGAACCGTTTGTCAGGTGGTCAAAAGCAGCGTGTCGCAATTGCACGTGCGCTTGCGATGACACCAGACATCATGCTGTTTGACGAACCAACGTCTGCACTAGATCCAGAAATGGTCAAGGAAGTGCTAGAGGTCATGAAAGAGCTGGCTCAATCTGGTATGACACTTGTGATCGTCACACATGAAATGGGCTTTGCAAAAGAAGTGGCTGACCGCGTGATCTTTATGGACGATGGGAAAATTGTAGAGGATGCAAACCCTGTGCAATTCTTTGAATCACCGTCATCACAGCGTGCGAAAGACTTCTTACAAAAAATATTATAA
- a CDS encoding membrane protein insertase YidC, giving the protein MKRLLTICTTLCLMMIASPAFAASGQTNASSDGFFHHYFVQPFSELIIWLANFFHDDYGLSIMFVTLIVRLLIFPLFANQFKKQRVMQEKMALVKPQIDEIQSKLKKTKEPEKQKELQMEMMKVYKENNVNPLAMGCLPMLIQIPIVLGFYSAIRSTPEIATHSFLWFNLGQTDLLVAIFAGAMYFLQFYVTQRFAKQSGTQTEAALKQAKVMGMIFPIMMLFISINAPAALPLYWMTSGLLLTIQTIILNVMYQKSKSKAEANDQASPAAE; this is encoded by the coding sequence TTGAAACGTTTATTAACGATTTGTACGACTTTATGTTTAATGATGATTGCCTCACCTGCTTTTGCAGCGAGTGGGCAAACGAATGCGAGCTCTGATGGGTTTTTCCATCATTATTTTGTCCAGCCTTTTTCTGAGCTGATCATTTGGCTTGCGAACTTCTTCCATGATGATTATGGTTTATCGATTATGTTCGTGACCTTGATCGTCCGTCTGCTGATTTTCCCTCTTTTTGCGAACCAATTTAAGAAGCAAAGAGTCATGCAGGAGAAAATGGCACTAGTGAAGCCTCAAATTGACGAAATTCAAAGCAAATTGAAGAAAACGAAAGAACCTGAAAAACAAAAAGAACTACAAATGGAAATGATGAAAGTATACAAAGAGAACAATGTGAACCCGCTGGCAATGGGCTGTCTGCCTATGCTGATTCAAATTCCAATTGTTCTTGGCTTTTACTCAGCGATCCGCTCAACACCTGAGATCGCAACACATTCGTTCCTATGGTTTAACTTAGGACAAACCGATCTATTGGTCGCGATCTTTGCAGGCGCTATGTATTTCTTGCAATTTTATGTTACGCAAAGGTTTGCGAAGCAATCAGGCACCCAGACAGAGGCTGCGCTGAAACAAGCCAAAGTGATGGGCATGATTTTCCCAATCATGATGCTGTTTATTTCAATCAATGCACCCGCTGCACTTCCTTTATACTGGATGACAAGCGGATTATTACTCACAATCCAAACGATTATTTTAAATGTCATGTACCAAAAATCAAAATCAAAAGCTGAGGCAAACGACCAAGCTAGCCCAGCTGCTGAATAA
- a CDS encoding L,D-transpeptidase, giving the protein MRLLFYTVLTMSLSPIWPLGQNPLPGDPYVIINKQTNELAYIDQGQIQKIYPASTGKTSDLTPEGEFTIMIKAKDPYYRKKNIEGGAKNNPLGRRWIGFDARGTDGRTYGIHGTSDETSIGKFITAGCVRLHNQDVELLFDQLPVGTKVWITTSTDSFEKLAKDKQAIR; this is encoded by the coding sequence ATGCGTCTTTTATTTTATACCGTATTGACCATGTCCCTTTCACCTATCTGGCCGCTCGGACAAAACCCGCTTCCAGGAGATCCTTATGTCATTATTAATAAACAAACAAATGAACTTGCCTATATTGATCAAGGACAAATCCAAAAAATATATCCTGCTTCTACAGGGAAAACGTCCGATTTAACGCCAGAAGGGGAATTTACCATTATGATCAAAGCGAAAGATCCCTATTACAGAAAAAAGAATATCGAAGGCGGTGCGAAGAATAACCCTCTTGGCAGAAGATGGATTGGATTTGATGCACGAGGAACAGATGGTAGAACATACGGAATTCATGGGACGAGTGACGAAACATCGATAGGGAAATTTATCACGGCAGGCTGTGTGAGACTTCATAATCAAGATGTAGAGCTTCTATTTGACCAGCTTCCGGTTGGGACAAAAGTGTGGATTACAACATCAACCGATTCATTTGAAAAGCTTGCCAAAGACAAACAGGCCATTCGTTGA
- a CDS encoding transporter substrate-binding domain-containing protein, with the protein MKKWLLLLMTAGLAAALAACGTSSNNSNASGDDKTLVMATSADYPPFESKDGDKIVGFDVDLATALAKKNGYKLEIQDMDFASLVSALKTNKADIVLAGMTPDEKRKKQVDFSDVYYNAKNLVVSKKSSGMKTEKDLKDKTVGVQLGSIQQDEANSLQKKYNLKVEDRNKISDIIQEIKAGRFDAAIIEDKVAAGYLKKEKDFQAFDLSGSTNNGSAIAFKKNSDLTAKFNKSLKEMQDNGELDKLIKKWFADEK; encoded by the coding sequence ATGAAAAAGTGGTTATTATTACTTATGACAGCTGGTCTTGCAGCTGCACTCGCAGCTTGCGGAACTTCTTCTAATAATTCAAACGCATCAGGAGATGACAAAACACTCGTTATGGCGACATCAGCAGATTATCCGCCATTTGAATCAAAAGACGGAGATAAAATTGTCGGTTTTGATGTTGATCTTGCAACAGCACTAGCGAAAAAGAACGGCTACAAGCTAGAAATTCAAGATATGGATTTCGCAAGCCTTGTCTCAGCCCTTAAAACAAACAAAGCTGATATTGTCCTAGCAGGAATGACACCAGATGAAAAGCGTAAAAAACAAGTAGACTTCTCTGATGTTTATTACAATGCTAAAAACTTAGTTGTCTCAAAGAAATCTAGCGGAATGAAAACAGAGAAAGACTTAAAAGATAAAACAGTCGGCGTTCAATTAGGTTCAATCCAGCAAGATGAAGCAAACAGTTTGCAAAAGAAATATAACTTAAAAGTGGAAGACCGTAATAAAATCTCTGATATCATTCAAGAGATTAAAGCAGGCCGTTTTGATGCAGCTATTATTGAAGATAAAGTAGCAGCGGGCTATTTAAAGAAAGAGAAAGACTTTCAGGCTTTTGACCTTAGTGGGTCAACAAATAATGGTTCAGCCATTGCATTCAAGAAAAATAGCGACTTAACAGCTAAATTTAATAAATCATTAAAAGAAATGCAAGACAATGGCGAACTTGATAAATTAATTAAAAAATGGTTTGCTGATGAAAAATAA
- the mce gene encoding methylmalonyl-CoA epimerase, protein MNQIDHIAIAVFSIKNTSRILQQLFNWHFSDIREIPEQEIKASFASLDHVHIELIEPMSGSSKLHTFLTKRGEGLHHIALKSGDIQADLNRLDHFGVELLQQSAQIGASGKRIAFISPKETSGVLFELCEPLKGEEHGNE, encoded by the coding sequence ATGAATCAAATCGACCATATTGCCATTGCGGTCTTTTCTATAAAAAACACATCTCGAATTCTTCAACAGCTGTTTAACTGGCATTTTTCAGACATACGAGAAATTCCTGAGCAGGAGATTAAAGCGTCCTTCGCTTCACTTGATCATGTGCACATTGAATTAATTGAACCGATGTCCGGTAGCAGCAAACTACATACCTTTTTAACAAAAAGAGGAGAGGGACTCCATCATATTGCGCTAAAGTCAGGTGACATACAGGCGGACCTTAACCGTCTTGATCATTTTGGCGTGGAGCTTCTCCAACAATCAGCACAGATAGGCGCGAGCGGGAAGCGGATTGCTTTTATTTCACCGAAAGAAACGTCCGGTGTGTTATTCGAATTGTGCGAGCCCTTGAAAGGAGAGGAACATGGCAATGAATGA
- a CDS encoding acyl-CoA carboxylase subunit beta — translation MAMNESFNDLATWREKAFMGGGVKRAAAHRNKGKLTVRQRLHELLDGGSFMEIQGFATGRMSEHVGDGVVTGTGLIHGKPVCVYAQDATVHGGSLGEIHAKKIASLMDLAAKNQMPVIGLKDSGGARIQEGVVSLEGYGQIFKRNVLYSGQIPQISVILGSCAGGAVYSPALTDFVFMTEQTAHMFLTGPKVIEKATGETVCPDRLGGASVQHQTSGNVHYTGKDEKEVLKAVRTLLTYIPTKQQTVMDAETSKQDAADPGNILPKDPSRTYDVKQVVTAIIDSGSFFETQPCFSKNIVTGFARLQGASIGIVANQPKVLAGSLDLDAADKAARFIRFCDAFHIPLLTLVDVPGFLPGEKAEHAGIIRHGAKLLYAYAEATVPKITVILRKAYGGAYVAMNSKGLGADFVYAWPAAEIDVMGKTFADEIVHPASRKVETEPSVFKAAQAGLIDDIFMPAETRERLIRSFDLLRRKEEDRPLKKHGNMPL, via the coding sequence ATGGCAATGAATGAATCGTTCAATGACTTGGCTACATGGCGCGAAAAAGCATTCATGGGCGGCGGCGTGAAACGTGCAGCTGCGCACCGGAACAAAGGAAAACTAACGGTTCGTCAGCGGCTGCATGAACTTCTTGACGGGGGCAGTTTCATGGAAATTCAAGGATTTGCAACAGGCCGCATGTCAGAGCATGTCGGTGATGGCGTCGTCACTGGAACTGGACTCATTCATGGAAAGCCGGTATGTGTTTATGCACAAGATGCAACAGTGCATGGAGGGTCTTTAGGCGAAATACATGCCAAAAAAATTGCTTCTCTAATGGATCTCGCAGCTAAAAATCAGATGCCGGTCATCGGTCTAAAAGACTCAGGTGGTGCGAGAATTCAAGAGGGTGTGGTATCATTAGAAGGATACGGACAGATTTTTAAACGGAATGTGCTGTACTCTGGTCAAATCCCGCAAATATCCGTTATTTTAGGCTCTTGTGCTGGAGGAGCAGTCTATTCTCCTGCCTTGACTGATTTTGTGTTCATGACAGAACAGACAGCTCATATGTTTTTAACAGGTCCGAAAGTCATAGAAAAGGCAACAGGAGAAACGGTCTGTCCTGACCGTCTTGGCGGTGCAAGTGTTCAGCATCAGACAAGCGGGAATGTGCACTATACTGGCAAAGATGAGAAAGAAGTGTTAAAAGCGGTTCGAACACTTTTAACGTACATACCAACGAAACAACAGACTGTCATGGACGCTGAAACGAGTAAGCAAGACGCAGCTGATCCAGGCAACATCTTGCCGAAGGATCCATCACGCACCTATGATGTCAAACAAGTGGTGACAGCGATCATCGATTCAGGCTCATTCTTTGAGACACAACCTTGTTTCTCAAAAAATATCGTCACAGGGTTTGCCAGATTACAAGGGGCTTCAATTGGTATAGTTGCCAATCAGCCAAAGGTGCTGGCAGGAAGCCTTGACCTTGATGCTGCTGATAAAGCGGCCAGGTTTATTCGATTTTGCGATGCGTTTCATATTCCGCTCTTAACACTTGTAGACGTCCCCGGCTTTTTACCAGGTGAGAAAGCCGAGCATGCGGGAATTATCCGTCACGGCGCAAAGCTTTTATATGCGTACGCTGAAGCGACCGTTCCAAAAATCACGGTGATTTTAAGAAAGGCGTATGGCGGTGCGTATGTCGCAATGAATAGCAAGGGATTAGGCGCTGACTTTGTTTATGCATGGCCAGCGGCAGAAATTGATGTCATGGGGAAAACGTTCGCTGACGAAATCGTTCATCCTGCTTCGCGCAAGGTTGAAACGGAGCCAAGTGTATTCAAAGCGGCTCAGGCAGGGCTGATAGACGATATTTTCATGCCGGCTGAAACGAGAGAACGATTGATTCGCTCATTTGATTTGCTTCGCAGGAAGGAAGAAGATAGACCGTTAAAAAAGCATGGCAACATGCCGCTATAA